AAGTATTAATAATATAAAAATTGAAAAAATAAGGAACCGAAATATTTTAAATTTACATTGGAATTTTTCAAAGTGGACAATTATTGGTGGCGCACTATATTGGTCATCTTTACAAGGATATTTTATTTTACTTTCAAAAGTTCTCTTAGATGTCGAGTTAGGTGCATTAAGAACAACTTTAAACTTTTTAGGACTAATGACAATATTTTTAGTGCTTTTTGAAAATACTTATACACCATTATCCTCTACGGTGTTTGCTGAGAAAACTAAAGAAGAATTTAAAACTTATATCCGTACTCTTGGGAAAAAATATTTTTTTCCATTAATTGGATTAGTGGTAATTGTAAGCTTATTTTCTTATATAGCATTTGATCTGTTTTTTAATGATAAATATAGTAGCTATAAATACTTAATATTAATTTTTGGAATATATCAATTGGTATTGGGTCTGAATAGACCTTTTATTGTTGCTCTAAGAAGTATGAACAAAACTAAATATTTTTTTATAGGTAATTTTTTGTCTGCACTGTTCACTTTAACGATAGGAATGCTTATTGCAAATAGTTATAATGTATTAGGTTCTGCTCTTAGTATATTAATATCTGCAATAATAAGTACCTTTTATTTTATTCTTTCTTTTAAAAGAGTGATCAAAAATTATACAGAATGAAAGTAGGAAAAAAAATGAAATTTTTATTTATTAATGCATACTCGGCAAAAAATAGAGGAGATGCAGGAATTGTAGTTGCAATGATTCACCTTATAAGAGGGATATATCCAGGGGCAGAAATAAAAGTAATGTCCTCATTTTCAGAAGAGAACCAAGGCTTTTACGAAAAATATAATGTGAATTCTGTACCAACTGTATGGCAACTAGAAGAAAATCAATCTAGTATAAAACGTTATATTAATGGAGCAAAAATATTATTTAAATCACTTTCAAAGAATTCAAAACATGCTGAGATAATAAAAGAATCTGATGTAGTAATTAGCGTTGGGGGAGGGTACCTATATTCCTCACGAAGAGGACCTTTAGGTATAGGTTTATTAAATTCTTTATTTCATATCTGGTTAGCCCAAAAGATGTCGAAGAAAACAATTGCATTTCCACAAAGTGTAGGACCTCTTAACTATAGTATTGATAAATTGATAGTGAAAAAAGTGTTAAGAAAAGTAGACACTTTCATAAGTAGAGAAAATATAACTACAAATTTATTAGAAAATTTAGGACTGAGTAATGTAATACAAATACCTGATATTGGTTTTACGTTACCAAAAAAAGAACTAGGATCGGAATTCAAACAATTTAGAGCAGACCAAATAAATGTAGGTTTAACTTTGTTAGATTGGAGGTTTGCGAAAGAGAATAGTAGTGAAAAAGATATTGACCTTTATATAAATAAAGTATCAGAAGCATGCAACCTCCTATTAAAAGAATATAAGAATTGCCATTTTTATATCTTCCCTCAAGTCACAGTTGGAGAAAATGATAGTGACTTGATAGTTTCAAAAAAATTAAATGCAAAATTAGGAGCTACTAATAGCAGTATTGTTAATTTAGACAAAATTGAGAATTTTCCTGAATTTCTGGTTGACTTATACGGTGATATGGACATGTTCATAGGAAGTAGAATGCATTCTAC
The DNA window shown above is from Rossellomorea vietnamensis and carries:
- a CDS encoding lipopolysaccharide biosynthesis protein: MLNKIKKIISNYGLLEQSLISLLNFIIIFANSKFLSNEEFADFIVIFSAITFIFLIVSNFCANPVLVFLPTEFNHSTIMYLKYLFKINIITSTVLSVLVLILIKLFFLYEMIFYNVAVAVILTILWSTYELIRKQSYARNKLGRLFVSSSILVMTYIIGNVIFLRKLDLTLSLEILLFSYLFSILFYVFFSKSINNIKIEKIRNRNILNLHWNFSKWTIIGGALYWSSLQGYFILLSKVLLDVELGALRTTLNFLGLMTIFLVLFENTYTPLSSTVFAEKTKEEFKTYIRTLGKKYFFPLIGLVVIVSLFSYIAFDLFFNDKYSSYKYLILIFGIYQLVLGLNRPFIVALRSMNKTKYFFIGNFLSALFTLTIGMLIANSYNVLGSALSILISAIISTFYFILSFKRVIKNYTE
- a CDS encoding polysaccharide pyruvyl transferase family protein, with the translated sequence MKFLFINAYSAKNRGDAGIVVAMIHLIRGIYPGAEIKVMSSFSEENQGFYEKYNVNSVPTVWQLEENQSSIKRYINGAKILFKSLSKNSKHAEIIKESDVVISVGGGYLYSSRRGPLGIGLLNSLFHIWLAQKMSKKTIAFPQSVGPLNYSIDKLIVKKVLRKVDTFISRENITTNLLENLGLSNVIQIPDIGFTLPKKELGSEFKQFRADQINVGLTLLDWRFAKENSSEKDIDLYINKVSEACNLLLKEYKNCHFYIFPQVTVGENDSDLIVSKKLNAKLGATNSSIVNLDKIENFPEFLVDLYGDMDMFIGSRMHSTIFALAGGTPTIALAYQYKTIGTFKDMGLEKYTLKVDDFSVDDLYRKMNDIVKKQDFPVEKVSFKIREIETQLKNEIKKIRGW